One region of Vescimonas fastidiosa genomic DNA includes:
- a CDS encoding DUF362 domain-containing protein, producing the protein MASKVYWADLRADFRENLQQKLTRLMKTAGMGEIDFDKKYVAIKMHFGEPGNLAFLRPNWAKTVADFVKERGGKPFLTDCNTLYVGGRKNGLDHLDTAMLNGFNPMTTGCQVIIADGIKGNDEVEVPVAGGEYVRNAKIGRAIMDADVFISLNHFKGHESAGFGGALKNIGMGCGSRAGKMEQHNAGKPHVEQKRCVGCKVCTKICAHSAITVEDRKASIDHSKCVGCGRCIAVCARNAITINFDESHTNLSRKMAEYAKAVVDGRPCFHISLVIDVSPNCDCHTENDAAIVPNVGMFASFDPVALDMACVDAVNAQPPLRDTAADAGDCHDHDYFHRIHPDTDWMSCLEHAEKLGLGTREYELVKI; encoded by the coding sequence ATGGCATCTAAGGTATACTGGGCGGATCTTCGGGCGGATTTCCGGGAAAATCTGCAGCAGAAGCTGACACGCCTGATGAAAACCGCAGGTATGGGCGAAATTGACTTCGACAAAAAATATGTAGCCATCAAAATGCATTTCGGGGAGCCGGGTAACCTGGCCTTCCTTCGGCCGAACTGGGCGAAAACCGTGGCGGATTTCGTGAAGGAGCGGGGCGGTAAGCCCTTCCTCACCGACTGCAACACCCTTTATGTCGGCGGGCGCAAAAACGGGCTGGACCATCTGGACACAGCCATGCTCAACGGCTTTAACCCCATGACCACCGGGTGCCAGGTCATCATTGCCGACGGCATCAAGGGCAACGACGAGGTGGAGGTGCCGGTGGCGGGCGGCGAATATGTGCGCAATGCCAAGATCGGCCGGGCGATAATGGACGCGGATGTGTTCATCTCCCTGAACCATTTCAAGGGCCATGAATCTGCGGGCTTCGGCGGCGCCCTGAAGAACATTGGCATGGGCTGCGGCAGCCGCGCGGGTAAAATGGAGCAGCACAACGCCGGAAAGCCCCATGTGGAGCAGAAGCGCTGTGTGGGATGCAAGGTTTGCACCAAGATCTGCGCCCACAGCGCCATCACCGTGGAGGACCGTAAGGCATCCATCGACCACAGTAAGTGCGTGGGCTGCGGACGGTGCATCGCTGTGTGCGCCCGCAACGCCATCACCATTAACTTTGACGAGTCCCACACCAACCTGAGCCGAAAAATGGCGGAGTACGCCAAGGCAGTGGTGGATGGGCGGCCCTGCTTCCATATTTCCCTGGTTATTGACGTATCCCCTAATTGTGACTGCCACACGGAAAACGACGCGGCTATCGTGCCCAATGTGGGGATGTTCGCCTCCTTTGATCCGGTGGCCCTGGACATGGCCTGCGTGGACGCGGTAAACGCCCAGCCTCCGCTGCGGGACACGGCCGCCGATGCGGGTGACTGCCACGATCACGACTATTTCCACCGTATCCACCCGGATACCGACTGGATGAGCTGCCTGGAGCACGCCGAGAAGCTGGGGCTGGGCACCCGGGAATATGAGCTGGTGAAGATCTGA
- the arcC gene encoding carbamate kinase: MSKRIVIALGGNALGNTAAEQLALVSTTAKAIVDLIAEGNEVVIAHGNGPQVGMINLGLSTAAEAGAIKADMPFPECGAMSEGYIGYHLQQAIGNELSSRGMTKPVATIVTQTVVSEDDPAFQNPTKPVGAFYDKATADRIAAEKGYTMVEDAGRGYRQVVPSPKPFDIVEAESIKALFNAGHVVIAVGGGGIPVVRKNGKLCGTPAVIDKDFGSELLAELLDADVLVILTAVEKVAINFNKPDQKGLDDLTPAQAKIYMDENQFAKGSMLPKVQAAVKFAESKPGRTALITLLEKAKDGIAGKTGTRIHQ; encoded by the coding sequence ATGAGCAAGCGTATCGTTATCGCCTTGGGCGGCAATGCCCTGGGCAACACCGCCGCCGAGCAGCTGGCTCTGGTGAGCACCACCGCCAAGGCCATCGTGGACCTCATCGCTGAGGGCAACGAGGTCGTCATCGCCCACGGCAACGGCCCCCAGGTGGGCATGATCAACCTGGGTCTTTCCACCGCCGCCGAGGCCGGTGCCATCAAGGCCGATATGCCCTTCCCCGAGTGTGGCGCCATGTCCGAGGGCTACATCGGCTATCATCTGCAGCAGGCCATCGGCAACGAGCTGTCCTCCCGGGGCATGACCAAGCCCGTGGCCACCATCGTCACCCAGACCGTGGTCTCCGAGGATGACCCCGCCTTCCAAAACCCCACCAAGCCCGTGGGCGCCTTCTATGATAAGGCCACTGCCGACCGTATCGCCGCCGAAAAGGGCTATACCATGGTGGAGGATGCCGGCCGTGGCTACCGCCAAGTGGTCCCCTCCCCCAAGCCCTTTGACATCGTGGAGGCCGAGTCCATTAAGGCCCTCTTTAATGCCGGCCATGTGGTCATCGCCGTAGGCGGCGGCGGCATTCCCGTGGTTCGCAAGAACGGCAAGCTGTGCGGCACCCCCGCCGTCATCGACAAGGACTTCGGCAGCGAGCTGCTGGCGGAGCTGCTGGACGCCGATGTTCTTGTGATCCTCACCGCCGTGGAGAAGGTGGCCATCAACTTCAATAAGCCCGACCAAAAGGGTCTGGATGATCTGACCCCCGCCCAGGCCAAGATCTATATGGACGAGAACCAGTTCGCCAAGGGCTCCATGCTGCCCAAGGTCCAGGCCGCGGTGAAGTTCGCCGAGTCCAAGCCCGGCCGCACCGCCCTTATCACCTTGCTTGAAAAGGCCAAGGACGGTATCGCCGGTAAGACCGGCACCCGTATCCATCAGTAA
- a CDS encoding ABC transporter permease, producing the protein MTFNFISFFPRAVMQGIPLLFGSTGEILTEKSGNLNLGIPGIMYVGGISGVIGAFFYEQSASGALNPFLAVLIPILSSLLGSLLMGLLYCFLTVTLRANQNVTGLAMTTFGVGVGNFFGGSLIKLTGSNVPSIALTNTSICFKTTLPGATTTGWFGELFLSYGFLAYLAIIVALGTSYFLNHTRPGLHLRAVGESASTADAAGINVTKYKYLATCIGSMIAGLGGLYYVMDYANGVWSNNAFGDRGWLAIALVIFTIWRPNVSILASILFGGLYILNIYLPTPGGQMAIKELYKMLPYAITLVVLIVVSLRKKREDQPPASLGLSYFREER; encoded by the coding sequence ATGACTTTTAACTTTATTTCTTTCTTCCCCCGTGCTGTTATGCAGGGCATCCCGCTGCTTTTCGGCAGCACCGGCGAAATCCTTACCGAGAAGTCCGGCAACCTGAACCTGGGTATTCCCGGCATCATGTATGTGGGCGGCATCAGCGGCGTTATCGGCGCATTCTTCTATGAGCAGTCCGCCTCCGGCGCACTGAATCCCTTCCTGGCCGTCCTCATCCCCATCCTCAGCTCTCTGCTGGGCTCCCTGCTGATGGGCCTGCTGTACTGCTTCCTGACGGTCACCCTCCGGGCCAACCAAAATGTTACCGGTCTGGCCATGACCACCTTCGGCGTGGGCGTCGGCAACTTCTTCGGCGGCTCCCTCATCAAGCTCACGGGCAGCAATGTTCCCTCCATTGCCCTGACCAATACCAGTATCTGCTTTAAGACCACACTCCCCGGCGCCACCACCACCGGCTGGTTCGGCGAGCTGTTCCTGTCCTACGGTTTCCTGGCGTATCTGGCCATCATCGTGGCTTTGGGCACCTCCTACTTCCTTAACCACACCCGTCCCGGCCTGCACCTGCGCGCCGTGGGTGAGAGCGCTTCCACTGCCGACGCCGCCGGCATCAATGTCACCAAGTATAAGTACCTGGCCACCTGCATCGGCTCCATGATCGCAGGACTGGGCGGCCTGTACTATGTTATGGACTACGCCAACGGCGTCTGGTCCAATAACGCCTTCGGTGACCGCGGCTGGCTGGCTATTGCGCTAGTCATCTTCACCATCTGGCGTCCCAATGTCAGCATCCTGGCCTCCATCCTCTTCGGCGGCCTGTACATCCTGAACATCTATCTGCCCACCCCCGGCGGTCAGATGGCCATTAAGGAGCTGTACAAGATGCTGCCCTACGCCATCACCCTGGTGGTGCTGATCGTGGTTTCCCTGCGTAAGAAGCGGGAGGATCAGCCCCCTGCGTCCCTCGGTCTCTCCTACTTCCGCGAGGAACGCTGA
- a CDS encoding BMP family ABC transporter substrate-binding protein encodes MKKFLALLLALVMALSLFACGKKDNDSDKAKVKVGFITLHDENSTYDLNFINAAKAAIKNLGLTDADYILKTNIPEGQECFDTACDLAENGCNIIFADSFGHEPFMIDAAKKYPDVQFCHSAGTRAHTDGLPNYHNAFASIYEGRYLAGIAAGMKLNEMIDAGQFTKDEAKIGYVGAFTYAEVISGYTSFYLGAKSVCPSVTMEVTFTGSWYDEALEKEGAQQLIANGCKLISQHADSFGAPTACENAKVPNVSYNGSTKDAGPNTYIISSRIDWAPYYEYAIKAVMEGKTIDTDWTGTLATGSVVLEEINDAVAAKGTAEAIEAAKAKLEKGELHVFDTSTFTTRADDKMNSFKVDTLKVDGDGHIISYMADVDTDANYTGDTEAIKEGYFAESSARSAPYFDLQIDGITLLNTKM; translated from the coding sequence ATGAAAAAGTTCCTTGCACTGCTTCTGGCCCTGGTTATGGCTCTGAGCCTGTTCGCCTGCGGCAAGAAGGACAACGACTCTGACAAGGCCAAGGTCAAGGTCGGCTTCATCACCCTGCACGACGAAAACTCCACCTACGACCTCAACTTCATCAACGCTGCTAAGGCGGCCATCAAGAATCTGGGTCTGACCGATGCTGACTACATCCTCAAGACCAACATTCCCGAGGGCCAGGAGTGCTTCGACACCGCTTGCGACCTGGCTGAGAATGGCTGCAACATCATCTTCGCCGACAGCTTCGGCCATGAGCCCTTCATGATCGACGCCGCCAAGAAGTATCCCGATGTCCAGTTCTGCCACTCCGCCGGCACCCGTGCCCACACCGATGGCCTGCCTAACTATCACAATGCCTTCGCCTCCATCTACGAGGGCCGTTACCTGGCCGGTATTGCCGCCGGTATGAAGCTCAATGAGATGATCGATGCCGGCCAGTTCACCAAGGACGAGGCTAAGATCGGCTATGTCGGTGCCTTCACCTATGCGGAAGTTATCTCCGGCTACACCTCTTTCTATCTGGGTGCCAAGTCCGTCTGCCCCTCCGTCACCATGGAAGTTACCTTCACCGGCAGCTGGTACGATGAGGCTCTGGAGAAGGAAGGCGCTCAGCAGCTGATCGCCAATGGCTGCAAGCTCATCAGCCAGCACGCTGACTCCTTCGGCGCTCCCACCGCTTGCGAGAACGCCAAGGTCCCCAATGTTTCCTACAACGGCTCCACCAAGGACGCCGGCCCCAACACCTACATCATCTCCTCCCGTATCGACTGGGCTCCTTACTATGAGTATGCCATCAAGGCTGTCATGGAAGGCAAGACCATCGACACCGACTGGACCGGCACCCTGGCCACCGGCTCTGTGGTTCTGGAAGAGATCAATGACGCTGTTGCCGCTAAGGGCACTGCCGAGGCTATCGAGGCCGCTAAGGCCAAGCTGGAGAAGGGCGAGCTGCATGTCTTCGATACTTCCACCTTCACCACCCGTGCCGACGACAAGATGAACTCCTTCAAGGTCGACACTCTGAAGGTTGACGGCGATGGCCACATCATCTCCTACATGGCCGATGTTGACACCGATGCTAACTACACCGGCGACACCGAGGCCATCAAGGAAGGTTACTTCGCTGAGTCCAGCGCTCGTTCCGCTCCTTACTTCGATCTGCAGATCGATGGTATCACCCTGCTGAACACCAAGATGTAA
- a CDS encoding ABC transporter permease: protein MHKKQSLFQISKRDTLPLSKALLIRGGILLLALVFCGLITTILTGKNPLSVYATILSGAFGTSRRIGVTFRNVAVLLGISLAVTPAFKMRFWNIGAEGQTMIGCLATTSCMILLGDKVSTPLLIVISLIASLVAGAIWGFLPAFFKAKWNTNETLFTLMMNYIAMQLTSYFIIIWEVPKGAGKIGIINQDTRAGWLPSIGNDFLLPILVVALMTGLMYIYLSYSKHGYEIAVVGESQRTASYAGIKVDRVIIRTMVLSGSLCALMGFLMTSGIDHTLTTTIVDSRGFTAVMVSWMSKFNPFIMIAASLLLVTMDRGASEVSSSLGLNHSFADILTGFILFFIIATEFFITYKVTLRKSSKKEA, encoded by the coding sequence ATGCATAAGAAGCAATCCCTATTTCAGATTTCTAAGCGTGATACATTGCCTCTGTCCAAGGCGCTTCTGATCCGCGGCGGTATTCTGCTGCTGGCGCTGGTTTTCTGTGGCCTGATCACCACGATCCTCACCGGCAAAAATCCCCTCAGCGTGTATGCCACCATTCTCTCCGGCGCATTCGGCACCTCCCGCCGTATCGGCGTGACCTTCCGTAATGTGGCCGTTCTGCTGGGTATCTCCCTGGCCGTGACCCCCGCCTTCAAGATGCGCTTTTGGAACATCGGCGCCGAGGGTCAGACGATGATCGGCTGCCTGGCCACCACCAGCTGCATGATCCTGCTGGGTGACAAGGTTTCCACGCCTCTGCTGATCGTGATTTCTCTCATCGCTTCTCTGGTGGCCGGTGCCATTTGGGGCTTCCTGCCCGCCTTCTTCAAGGCCAAGTGGAACACCAATGAGACCCTGTTCACCCTGATGATGAACTACATCGCCATGCAGCTCACCTCCTACTTCATCATTATTTGGGAGGTTCCCAAGGGTGCCGGTAAGATCGGTATTATCAACCAGGATACCCGGGCCGGTTGGCTGCCCTCCATTGGCAATGATTTCCTGCTGCCCATCCTTGTTGTGGCCCTGATGACCGGCCTTATGTACATCTATCTGAGCTACAGCAAGCACGGCTATGAGATCGCCGTGGTGGGCGAGAGCCAGCGCACCGCCAGCTATGCCGGCATCAAGGTAGACCGGGTCATCATCCGCACTATGGTTCTCTCCGGTTCCCTGTGCGCTTTGATGGGCTTCCTGATGACCTCTGGTATCGACCATACCCTCACCACCACCATCGTGGACAGCCGCGGCTTCACCGCCGTCATGGTCTCCTGGATGTCCAAGTTTAATCCCTTTATCATGATCGCTGCCTCTCTGCTTTTGGTGACCATGGATCGCGGCGCCAGCGAGGTATCCAGCTCCCTGGGCCTGAACCATTCCTTTGCTGATATTCTGACCGGTTTCATCCTCTTCTTCATCATTGCTACCGAGTTCTTTATCACCTATAAGGTCACTCTGCGTAAGAGCAGCAAGAAGGAGGCGTAA
- a CDS encoding beta/alpha barrel domain-containing protein, with the protein MKQKFVPTYEGELRKHALQIPRCISECSGIRVFGRRIKSLVFSTDVAIIKNINADAVIAVYNFTPQPSITQAIISVSDVPVFAGVGGGYTNGQRSVNMAAAAEQLGAFGVVCNAMITNDAIRDIKSMVEIPVVFTVVSEHVDLDKRLAAGVDIVNVSGAARTPEIVAEIRAKYPELPIIATGGPTDETILSAIRAGANAITYTPPSSKDLFAKDMQEYRDWYEAHRREVDEMLNEE; encoded by the coding sequence GTGAAGCAGAAATTTGTACCCACCTACGAGGGGGAGCTGCGCAAGCACGCATTGCAGATACCCCGGTGCATCAGCGAGTGCAGCGGCATCCGGGTGTTCGGGCGGCGTATCAAATCCCTGGTTTTTTCCACGGATGTGGCGATTATCAAGAATATAAACGCCGATGCCGTTATCGCTGTTTATAATTTTACACCCCAGCCCAGCATAACGCAAGCCATAATCAGCGTGTCGGATGTGCCGGTATTTGCCGGAGTGGGCGGCGGCTACACCAACGGGCAGCGGTCGGTGAACATGGCCGCGGCTGCGGAGCAGCTGGGCGCCTTCGGCGTGGTGTGCAACGCCATGATCACCAACGATGCCATCCGCGACATCAAGAGCATGGTGGAAATACCGGTGGTGTTCACGGTGGTGTCAGAGCATGTGGACCTGGACAAGCGCCTGGCGGCCGGGGTGGACATTGTGAATGTGTCCGGCGCGGCCAGGACACCGGAAATAGTGGCGGAGATTCGGGCGAAATACCCGGAGCTGCCCATCATTGCCACCGGTGGGCCTACGGACGAAACGATTCTGTCGGCTATCCGGGCCGGGGCCAACGCCATTACATACACGCCCCCCAGCAGCAAGGATCTGTTTGCTAAGGATATGCAGGAGTACCGGGACTGGTATGAGGCCCACCGCAGAGAGGTGGACGAGATGCTCAATGAGGAATAA
- a CDS encoding ABC transporter ATP-binding protein: MENITKRFGSKVIANKDVNLDLYEGEILSLLGENGSGKTTLMNMLSGIYFPDEGQIYVHDQPVTIASPKDAFDLGIGMIHQHFKLVDIFTATENIILGLEGKLDLNSARQKVKDICQKYGFDIDPDMKIYDMSVSQKQTVEIVKVLFRGADILILDEPTAVLTPQETDKLFAVMRNMKKDGKSLIIITHKLHEVLDVSDRVAVLRKGEYIGDVMTKDANQQSLTDMMVGHSVTLNINRPDPVNVTPRLEVKDLTVYDELGVKRLDNVTFTVNAGEVLGIAGIAGSGQRELLESIAGLYPIKSGSVLFHNPETGEEKDLVGLDPMDIRKSGIAMSFVPEDRLGMGLVGSMGMTGNMMLRSWRKGKGVFLNRKDPEALAQRIWQELEVVTPSTSFPVRRMSGGNVQKVLVGREIAQQPSVLMTAYAVRGLDINTSYTIYNLLTEQKMKGVAVVYVGEDLDVLLELCDRIVVLCGGQVSGVVDARKTDKREVGALMTRVERGKENA; the protein is encoded by the coding sequence ATGGAGAACATCACCAAGCGCTTCGGCAGCAAGGTCATCGCAAACAAAGATGTGAACCTTGATCTGTACGAGGGTGAGATCCTGTCTCTGCTGGGCGAAAACGGCAGCGGCAAGACCACGCTGATGAATATGCTCTCCGGCATCTACTTCCCCGATGAGGGACAGATCTATGTCCACGACCAGCCCGTCACCATCGCCTCTCCCAAGGACGCTTTCGACCTTGGCATCGGTATGATCCACCAGCACTTCAAGCTGGTCGACATTTTCACCGCCACGGAGAATATCATCCTGGGCTTGGAGGGCAAGCTGGACCTGAACAGTGCCCGCCAAAAGGTCAAGGACATCTGCCAGAAGTACGGCTTCGACATCGACCCCGACATGAAGATCTACGATATGTCTGTTTCCCAGAAGCAAACCGTGGAGATCGTGAAGGTCCTGTTCCGCGGTGCCGACATCCTCATTTTGGATGAGCCCACCGCCGTGCTGACCCCCCAGGAGACCGATAAGCTCTTCGCCGTCATGCGCAACATGAAAAAAGACGGCAAGTCCCTTATCATCATCACCCACAAGCTCCACGAGGTGCTGGATGTGTCCGACCGAGTGGCTGTGCTGCGCAAGGGCGAGTACATCGGCGATGTGATGACCAAGGATGCCAACCAGCAGTCCCTTACCGATATGATGGTGGGTCACAGCGTCACCCTGAATATCAACCGTCCCGACCCGGTGAATGTTACCCCCCGCCTGGAGGTAAAGGACCTCACCGTGTACGATGAGCTGGGCGTCAAGCGCCTGGACAATGTCACCTTCACCGTCAATGCCGGCGAGGTGCTGGGCATCGCGGGCATCGCCGGCTCCGGTCAGCGCGAGCTACTGGAGTCCATCGCAGGCCTGTATCCCATCAAGTCCGGCTCCGTCCTTTTCCATAACCCCGAGACCGGCGAGGAAAAAGACCTGGTGGGCCTGGACCCCATGGACATTCGCAAGAGCGGCATCGCCATGAGCTTCGTCCCCGAGGACCGTCTGGGCATGGGCCTGGTGGGCTCCATGGGCATGACCGGCAACATGATGCTGCGCTCCTGGCGCAAGGGCAAGGGCGTGTTCCTGAACCGTAAGGACCCCGAGGCACTGGCCCAGCGCATCTGGCAGGAGCTGGAGGTGGTCACTCCCAGCACCAGCTTCCCCGTTCGCCGTATGTCCGGCGGTAATGTGCAGAAGGTCCTGGTGGGCCGCGAGATCGCCCAGCAGCCCTCTGTGCTGATGACCGCTTATGCCGTCCGCGGCCTGGACATCAATACCTCTTATACCATTTACAACCTGCTCACCGAGCAGAAGATGAAGGGTGTCGCCGTTGTGTATGTAGGCGAGGACCTGGATGTTCTGCTGGAGCTGTGCGACCGGATCGTGGTCCTTTGCGGCGGCCAGGTCTCCGGCGTAGTAGACGCCCGCAAGACCGACAAGCGCGAAGTGGGCGCCTTGATGACCCGCGTGGAAAGAGGCAAGGAAAATGCATAA
- a CDS encoding RluA family pseudouridine synthase, with the protein MRLLTHIVTPQEDGLPVKHLLQRHFALSSTLLKSVKWREGGITCNGHPVTVSARCRAGDRLTVDVSDPPCHNPNLHPVDFPLSILWEDEDLLILNKPAGITVHCAALTREPVTVAGAVAHYLHSDQYHGVNRLDRGTTGVMVVAKTGYIHARCMALLHSGDFYREYRGICLGTPAPAAGSIDLPIGRQADSLLQRRIDPQGAPAHTDYEVLETQNGLSLLRLVPQTGRTHQLRLHMSAVGHPLVGDWLYGTEDKALLPRPALHSYAVHLRHPITGQELDVTAPIPEDMLRLLQ; encoded by the coding sequence ATGCGTTTGCTCACCCACATTGTCACCCCCCAGGAGGATGGCCTCCCGGTCAAGCACCTGCTGCAGCGGCATTTCGCCCTATCCTCCACCCTGCTCAAGTCTGTAAAATGGCGCGAAGGCGGCATCACCTGTAATGGCCACCCTGTCACGGTGTCCGCTCGTTGCCGCGCCGGCGACCGGCTGACGGTAGATGTGTCCGACCCACCCTGTCACAACCCAAATCTCCATCCGGTGGATTTCCCCCTGTCCATTCTGTGGGAGGACGAGGACCTGCTGATTCTCAATAAACCTGCCGGCATCACCGTCCACTGCGCCGCTCTGACCCGGGAGCCGGTCACCGTGGCCGGTGCCGTAGCCCACTATCTCCACAGCGATCAATACCACGGGGTGAACCGCCTGGACCGAGGCACCACCGGGGTCATGGTGGTGGCCAAAACCGGGTATATCCATGCCCGCTGCATGGCTCTGCTCCACTCCGGCGATTTTTATCGGGAGTACCGAGGCATCTGCCTGGGTACCCCCGCCCCTGCCGCAGGCTCTATCGACCTGCCCATCGGCCGCCAAGCCGATTCCCTCCTGCAGCGCCGCATCGATCCCCAAGGCGCCCCGGCCCACACGGATTACGAAGTTTTGGAGACCCAAAACGGTCTCTCCCTCCTGCGCCTGGTGCCCCAAACAGGCCGCACCCACCAGCTCCGCCTTCATATGTCTGCCGTTGGCCATCCCTTAGTCGGAGACTGGCTCTACGGCACCGAGGATAAAGCGCTTCTTCCCCGCCCGGCCCTGCATTCCTATGCCGTTCACCTGCGCCACCCAATCACCGGCCAAGAGCTGGATGTCACCGCGCCCATCCCGGAGGATATGCTCCGCTTACTCCAATAA
- a CDS encoding 8-oxoguanine deaminase, translating into MSTLLIKNISQLVTCDDSDRVLTQVDILCKDGFIEKLGPNLDATADRTIDGSHMLCYPGLVNTHHHLYQVFSRNLAKVQNMELFDWLKTLYEIWKNLDSDVIRLSSLTGMGELMKHGCTTCFDHHYVFPAHAGDLLGTQFAAADELGIRMYCSRGSMDLSVKDGGLPPDSVVQTVEEIMKDSARVIEQYHDPSYGAMHRVALAPCSPFSVSADLLRESAILARQYGVRLHTHLCETKDEENFMLQREGVRPLEYMERLGWIGKDVWYAHGIHFNDEELHVLAKTGTGVAHCPISNMKLSSGIARIPEMLKLGVPVGLAVDGSASNDGSSLMEELRVAFLLHRLNSSREAPTGYDILKMATRGSARLLGRDDIGQIAVGKCADLFMIDSRRLELVGSCYDPKSVLGTVGVRGPVDYTVVNGKVTVEHGRLTTIDEEEIAFQANRKCDAYLAM; encoded by the coding sequence ATGTCTACCCTGCTGATCAAGAATATTTCCCAGCTCGTCACCTGTGACGACAGCGACCGGGTCCTGACCCAAGTGGACATCCTGTGCAAGGACGGCTTCATTGAGAAGCTCGGCCCGAACCTGGACGCCACCGCCGACCGCACCATCGATGGCTCCCATATGCTCTGCTATCCCGGCCTGGTAAACACCCACCATCATCTCTACCAGGTCTTTTCCCGTAATCTTGCCAAGGTGCAAAACATGGAGCTGTTCGACTGGCTCAAAACTCTCTACGAAATTTGGAAAAATCTGGACAGCGATGTGATTCGTCTCTCCTCCCTCACAGGCATGGGCGAGCTGATGAAGCACGGCTGCACTACCTGCTTTGACCATCATTATGTATTCCCCGCCCACGCCGGTGACCTGCTGGGCACCCAGTTTGCCGCCGCCGATGAACTGGGCATCCGTATGTACTGCAGCCGTGGCAGCATGGACCTGAGTGTGAAGGACGGCGGCCTGCCCCCTGACAGCGTGGTGCAAACCGTGGAGGAGATCATGAAGGACTCCGCCCGGGTCATCGAGCAGTATCACGATCCCTCCTATGGTGCCATGCACCGGGTAGCCCTGGCCCCCTGCTCCCCCTTCTCCGTCTCTGCCGACCTGCTGCGCGAAAGTGCCATTCTGGCCCGGCAGTACGGCGTGCGCCTGCACACCCACCTGTGTGAGACCAAGGATGAGGAAAACTTCATGCTCCAGCGCGAGGGTGTCCGTCCTCTGGAATATATGGAGCGCCTGGGCTGGATCGGCAAGGATGTGTGGTATGCCCACGGCATCCACTTCAATGACGAGGAGCTGCACGTCCTGGCCAAGACCGGTACCGGCGTTGCCCACTGCCCCATCAGCAACATGAAGCTCTCCTCCGGCATCGCCCGCATCCCCGAGATGCTGAAGCTGGGCGTGCCCGTGGGCCTGGCCGTAGACGGCAGTGCCTCCAACGATGGCTCCAGCCTCATGGAGGAGCTGCGTGTGGCTTTCCTGCTGCACCGGCTGAATTCCAGCCGCGAAGCCCCCACCGGCTACGATATTTTGAAGATGGCCACCCGCGGCAGCGCCCGTCTGCTGGGCCGGGACGACATCGGTCAGATCGCTGTAGGTAAGTGCGCCGACCTGTTTATGATCGACAGCCGCCGTTTGGAGCTGGTAGGCTCCTGCTACGATCCCAAGTCCGTCCTGGGCACCGTAGGCGTCCGCGGTCCCGTGGACTATACCGTGGTAAACGGCAAGGTCACCGTGGAGCATGGCCGTCTCACCACCATCGACGAGGAGGAGATCGCCTTCCAGGCCAACCGGAAGTGCGATGCCTACCTGGCCATGTAA